The proteins below are encoded in one region of bacterium:
- a CDS encoding NADH-quinone oxidoreductase subunit N has product MSPADSLAFFLPELALATAILAVLLVDLVPAVRARGGREWPGTLALLGAAAALVLTAGLPVLRIRGLLEAAPVPLFGRMLVLDPFAVFFKLLLLLALLAAVWMALRSREVHGRPHEAEFHALLLGSGLGMLLMASAANLLMAYLALELVSLCAYALTGFLRHDRRGGEAALKYLLYGGVASGTMIYGMSLLFGLAGTMDYHGIGEALGALGPDAQGVLFVALLLVLVGFGYKIAAVPFHMWAPDAYTGAPLPVSALLAVGSKAAGFALLLRFFAFAVGADGPAASVAGIPLVPLVWGVSVATMTLGNLAALAQTNMKRLLAYSSVAHAGYALLAVVVFRDTGVRAVLLYLAIYYVMTLGAFWIVMMMRNATGREDLDAYRGLAWRGGGPVAALLAVFLFSLAGLPPLAGFIGKFYVFAAGVQAGLYGLVVAGVLNSVLSLAYYARVVRTMFLDRPGPDDRSLAFPTGDVLAAAALGVATVVLGVRFGWLVDRAEEARRVFAG; this is encoded by the coding sequence GTGAGTCCCGCGGACAGCCTCGCCTTCTTCCTCCCGGAGCTGGCGCTCGCGACGGCCATCCTCGCCGTGCTGCTGGTCGACCTCGTGCCGGCGGTGCGCGCGCGCGGCGGGCGCGAGTGGCCCGGAACGCTCGCGCTCCTCGGCGCGGCGGCGGCGCTCGTCCTCACCGCCGGGCTGCCGGTGCTGCGCATCCGCGGCCTGCTCGAGGCCGCTCCGGTGCCGCTGTTCGGCCGCATGCTGGTGCTCGATCCGTTCGCCGTGTTCTTCAAGCTGCTGCTCCTGCTCGCGCTGCTGGCGGCGGTGTGGATGGCGCTGCGCTCGCGCGAGGTGCACGGGCGGCCGCACGAGGCCGAGTTCCACGCGCTGCTGCTCGGCAGCGGACTCGGCATGCTGCTGATGGCGTCCGCCGCCAATCTCCTCATGGCCTATCTGGCCCTCGAGCTGGTGAGCCTGTGCGCGTATGCGCTGACGGGCTTCCTGCGCCACGACCGGCGCGGCGGCGAGGCGGCGCTCAAGTATCTGCTCTACGGCGGGGTCGCGTCGGGCACCATGATCTACGGCATGAGCCTCCTCTTCGGGCTCGCCGGGACCATGGACTACCACGGCATCGGCGAAGCCCTGGGCGCGCTCGGGCCGGACGCGCAGGGCGTCCTGTTCGTCGCGCTGCTGCTGGTGCTCGTCGGCTTCGGCTACAAGATCGCCGCGGTGCCGTTCCACATGTGGGCGCCCGACGCGTACACCGGCGCGCCGTTGCCGGTGAGCGCGCTCCTCGCCGTCGGCTCGAAGGCGGCGGGCTTCGCGCTGCTGCTGCGTTTCTTCGCCTTCGCCGTCGGGGCGGACGGACCCGCGGCGTCGGTCGCCGGCATCCCGCTCGTCCCGCTGGTGTGGGGCGTCAGCGTCGCGACCATGACGCTCGGCAACCTCGCGGCGCTGGCGCAGACGAACATGAAGCGGCTGCTCGCATACTCGTCGGTCGCGCACGCGGGCTATGCCTTGCTCGCCGTCGTCGTGTTCCGCGATACGGGCGTGCGGGCCGTGCTGCTGTATCTCGCGATCTACTACGTCATGACGCTGGGCGCGTTCTGGATCGTCATGATGATGCGCAACGCCACGGGCCGGGAGGATCTCGACGCCTACCGCGGGCTCGCGTGGCGCGGGGGCGGGCCGGTGGCGGCGCTCCTGGCCGTGTTCCTCTTCTCGCTCGCGGGGCTGCCGCCGCTCGCCGGCTTCATCGGCAAGTTCTACGTCTTCGCCGCGGGCGTGCAGGCGGGGCTGTACGGGCTCGTCGTCGCCGGCGTGCTGAACAGCGTGCTGTCGCTCGCGTACTATGCCCGCGTGGTGCGCACGATGTTCCTCGATCGCCCGGGCCCGGACGACCGCTCGCTCGCGTTCCCGACCGGCGACGTGCTCGCCGCGGCGGCGCTCGGCGTCGCCACGGTAGTGCTCGGCGTTCGCTTCGGCTGGCTCGTCGATCGCGCCGAGGAGGCGCGGCGCGTGTTCGCGGGTTAG
- a CDS encoding NADH-quinone oxidoreductase subunit M, translating to MLTLITFLPLVGAAVVLALPASEPRLVRLVATAATLPSLGLACRLVARFDPAGGFQFVDRVPWIPAFNIEYFVGVDGISVTMVLLTALLSTLCMVASWNVGEAVKGYAALFLLLETGMLGTFVALDFFLFFVFWELMLLPMYFLIGIWGGPRREYAAIKFFLYTLLGSVLILVAMLVLYVTPDPHSFDITRLGALVRDRLAPETQLLLWIALFVGFAIKIPVVPFHTWLPDAHVQAPTAISVILAGVLLKMGTYGLLRINFGILPEATWAPFAGATLSFWLLGALGALGIVYGAVCAMAQTDLKALVAYSSISHMGFVLLGLAALTPMALNGAVLQMFNHGTITAMLFLLVGVLYDRTQRRDIDGFGGIAAIMPRYAGVAGFAFFAAMGIPGLSAFISEVLVLLGAWPVYPGLTVVAAASVVLTAGYFLWALQRVYLGPPNPRWAGLRELDARELGMLLPLAAIVLTLGIVPTLVLDLQSPALLRLAEHVRAAAPADAAAAAPRDPARVAAGPLRAEREAP from the coding sequence ATCCTGACGCTCATCACGTTCCTGCCGCTCGTCGGGGCGGCGGTCGTGCTCGCCCTGCCCGCGAGCGAGCCGCGGCTCGTGCGCCTGGTGGCGACGGCGGCGACGCTGCCCTCGCTCGGGCTCGCGTGCCGGCTGGTCGCCCGCTTCGATCCGGCGGGCGGCTTCCAGTTCGTCGACCGCGTGCCGTGGATCCCGGCGTTCAACATCGAATACTTCGTCGGCGTCGACGGCATCAGCGTTACGATGGTGCTGCTGACGGCGCTGCTCTCGACGCTGTGCATGGTGGCGTCGTGGAACGTCGGCGAGGCGGTGAAGGGATACGCGGCGCTGTTCCTCCTGCTCGAGACGGGCATGCTCGGGACCTTCGTCGCGCTCGACTTCTTCCTGTTCTTCGTCTTCTGGGAGCTGATGCTGCTGCCGATGTACTTCCTCATCGGCATCTGGGGCGGGCCGCGGCGCGAGTACGCGGCGATCAAGTTCTTCCTCTACACGCTGCTCGGGTCGGTGCTGATCCTGGTGGCGATGCTGGTCCTCTACGTCACGCCCGATCCGCACTCGTTCGACATCACCCGGCTCGGCGCGCTGGTGCGCGACCGCCTGGCGCCCGAGACGCAGCTGCTCCTGTGGATCGCGCTCTTCGTCGGCTTCGCGATCAAGATCCCGGTCGTGCCGTTCCACACCTGGCTGCCCGACGCGCACGTCCAGGCGCCGACGGCGATCTCGGTGATCCTCGCGGGCGTGCTCCTCAAGATGGGGACGTACGGGCTCCTGCGCATCAACTTCGGCATCCTGCCGGAGGCGACGTGGGCGCCGTTCGCCGGGGCCACGCTCTCGTTCTGGCTTCTCGGCGCACTCGGCGCGCTCGGCATCGTCTACGGCGCCGTCTGCGCCATGGCGCAGACGGACCTGAAGGCGCTGGTCGCGTACTCCAGCATCAGCCACATGGGCTTCGTGCTGCTCGGCCTCGCGGCGCTGACGCCGATGGCGCTCAACGGCGCGGTCCTCCAGATGTTCAACCACGGGACGATCACCGCGATGCTGTTCCTGCTCGTGGGGGTCCTCTACGACCGCACCCAGCGTCGCGACATCGACGGCTTCGGCGGGATCGCGGCGATCATGCCGCGCTATGCCGGCGTCGCGGGCTTCGCGTTCTTCGCCGCCATGGGCATCCCGGGGCTGTCGGCGTTCATCTCCGAGGTGCTCGTCCTGCTCGGCGCCTGGCCGGTGTATCCGGGCCTCACCGTGGTCGCCGCCGCGTCGGTGGTGCTGACCGCCGGCTACTTCCTGTGGGCGCTGCAGCGCGTGTACCTCGGGCCGCCGAACCCGCGCTGGGCCGGGTTGCGCGAGCTCGACGCCCGCGAGCTCGGGATGCTCCTGCCGCTCGCCGCGATCGTCCTCACGCTCGGCATCGTGCCGACGCTGGTCCTCGACCTGCAGAGCCCCGCGTTGCTGCGGCTGGCCGAGCACGTGCGCGCCGCAGCCCCGGCCGACGCCGCGGCGGCCGCGCCCCGCGATCCGGCCCGCGTCGCGGCCGGGCCGCTCCGCGCCGAGCGCGAGGCGCCGTGA